The window TTCTTATTGTACTTAGGGTTTGTGTACTCCTATAAATATGTACTATTATCGATTGAATGAATAAGACACAAGAGAATACAATCTCTAgttttacaacacgttatcagcacgaatTTGTTCTAAACTCAACTGAGAAAATTTCCTAACCCTAAACCACCACACATCAAGCCCTTGTTCGTTCAAGCTCGCAAACCAGATCAAGTTCGTGTTCGTTCAAGCTCGGTGGTCATTCAAGCTCGTGATCAGTTTGTTGTGTTttccgaggtctttagctcccggatcAATCCATTCAACCCCAATCAGTGTTTAAGGTAAATAAATCAAACTCATCTGACATATATATCGAATCTGATCCCTAATTGtattagaaccctaaaatctacatatccacaatcaacaaatcaaaacccctaaagccttaaaccctaaatatcctaaaccctaaaccttgtttttgaaaccctaaattctaaaacattaaaatccgATTGTATGAGGTTTAGAATTGCTTAGGAtggattaattattatttgattgttCTATGTTCTGCATGAaaccttaaaattaaaatcttaaaatcgAAACCCTAGGGAAAACATAATCCtattcaaaaaaggaaaacttaaaagagaaaactctaaaaccctaaatcttttgcatatttcCTTATTCATACTAGATCAATTTGTCTAGGATTGTTTCATGCATAAACTAACCACGTGATCAAGTAAGAAATCCCTTGCTAGGACtagcatggttcggtcttaaaaacCGCATGGCCTAGACGAAATCAATTGCATGGTTcagtcttaaataccgcatggcatAATCTAAATCGATTGTATGATTTTCTTATAGATGTAAAAGATCAACAATCTCCAATATGCTGCACTTAATTTCTTTGGTGACAATTATTTACAATGGGCTTTGGATACTAAGATTACcctgaaatcaaaggacctatgtGAATGTATCGAGGATGACAACGATAccactgaaaaagaaaaatataaggcGATTCTCCTCATACGCCATCACCTTGCACCGAGTCTCAAAAATCAGTACCTTACCATTGAGAATCTTCTTGACCTTTGGGTAGAGTTGAGAAACAGATATGGTCACCAAAATACGGTACTTTTACCGAAAGCCCAATTCGATTGGAAGAACCTCAGAatccaggattttaaatccgtggatgagtataactcagagctgtTTAAGATAGTTTCAATCATGAAActatgtggtaaggaggttactaaggaagacttgctagagaaaacattctcaacctttcacacaaataacatactgcttcagcaacagtatcgtgaaaagggcTTTAAGACATATGCAAGTCTAATCTCTTATTTGCTActtgctgagcagaacaatgagttATTACTAATGAATagtgcaatgagacctcctggttctaccccattaccagaagcccACAAAGCTGATATGACCaagaaagagcctaaagagacTAAATAGTCTAACTACGTCCATAGGGACAAGTATcacggtcgtggtcgtggtagaggACGTGGCAATTACCAAGGAAACCATTATGATGGTTATGTCTGTGGGAACCGATCCGACTTTGGTCGTGGTCGATGTAGAGGCCGCGGaattttcaaaccgcaacacaaaacaaaatcggTTTCCCACCGATGTGGTATGGGGAACCATTGGGCTAAGACGTGCAGGACACCTAAGCACCTTagtgatctctatcaagagagtttgaaaaagaatccagaagctaacctggttcatctcgatggtgaaagAGATTTTGACCATGAGAAAGATGATCAATTGGATTATGAGACTAATGATTGCTtaagagaggataattaaatttagacacttattgttttatttatttccatGTCTTATActtttggattttattgaattatgattttggtttaaattcaattattttattacctTCAATatacatttgtttgttttattcttttatgtctaaacataattcttgtccatattaagaaataattgaggacaagaacatacttgtggtggatagtggatcaagccaTACGATTTTGAAGGACAAGAGATATTTTTTGAACCTCACTTTGAAAAATGCCGATATTAGCACAATAGTGGGTATAGCAAGCCCATATTCTTTTACCTAAGGGCACGAATCTTGAAATATTTGATGCTTTATATTCACCCAACTCAAAAAGGAGCTTATTGAGTTTCAAAGatattcgtttgaatggtttccatattgaaactaagggtgaagggAACCAAGAATTCCTACATATTACTGAGATCACCCAAGACTTTAAGAAAGTtctagagactatacccgcattaTCCATTGGCCTTTACTATGCcaaaattaatatgatagaagctaatatggcaatgaacaagatgttcaatgaacaagatgttcaatgaacaattcattttatggcatgaccggtttGGCCACCATGGTtataacatgatgcgtaagctaatcTTAAATTAAAGAGGGCACACTCTAAAAGAGAGACGAGTtatccctaagaatctcacgtgtgtagcatgtgcacaagggaaactcattgtAAGGCTATCACCAGTCAAAGTAACTaaagagattttaaattttctggaaagaatacaaggagatataagtggaccaatacacccaccatgtgggacgtttagatattttatggtcctcattgatgcatcgaccagatggtcgcataTTTGCTTATTATCCACTAGAAACCTAGCGTTTGCTAGATTGCTGGCCCAGATCATACGTCTGCGAGCctactttccagattttccacttaataTTATACGTCtcgataatgctggtgaatttataTCCCAAGCGtgtaatgattattgtatgtccatggggataagtgtggaacatcccgtggcacatgtacatacacataatggattagctgaatccttcattaaacgaattcaattgattgctcgaccattactcatgaggtcgaagcttcctgtgtcggcttggggacacgcagtattacatgcagcagagcttatacgcatcaggccatctagtgagcataaatattcaccatcccaattagTCACGGGTCATGAGcaagacatatcccatctaaagacaTTTGGGTGTGCTGTTTATGTACCCATTGCACCACCatagagaactaagatgggacctcaaaagAGGATAggaatatgttggatatgattctctcaccattattaagtatctagagCCGACCACGGGTGATCtatttaaggctagatacgcggattgtcagtttgctgaatccgaatttcctacATTAGAtggagagacaaacaagctggtaaaagaaatatcatggaatcaaacatccttaaaatggcaagatcctcggactctggAATGTTAagcagaggtccaaaagattatacatttacaaaagctagctaatcaattgccagatttctttgttgacccaaagagagttacaaaatcgtacataccagcttgtaatgcaccattACGTATTGATGTCCAAAAGGGacacaatcaagttgctacagagtctaagccaCGTTTGAAATGTGGTAGACCAATAgattccaaagataagaaccctcggaaatcaAAGAAAGGTGCAACTAAAACTGAGGTTAAGGAAAccatagacatggccgcggcaaaccCTAAGGAACCGATCAATGAGGGTTGGGACGCcaaacctcaaggtcctgaaggtattgataataatgagatctcaataaagtatatcatgtctggaattaaATGGAACCggaaagatgtcgacatcgatgaaatatttacatataaggtagcacttgaaataaatgaggatcatgaacccacgtccaTATTAGAGTGAACTCAAGGATCatattggttaaaatggaaagaagccatagacgtggagttgaattcattaaagaaaaggaatgtgtttggtctgatcataaggacaccattcgatataataCCAGTAGGACACAAATGGGTTTTTGTGAGGAGAGAAATGataataatgaaatcgtgagatataaggcatggcttgtagcacaaggattctcacAAAGACCGGggatagattatgaggagacatactcccctttggtggatgcaacgacttttagatttttgataagtctggctataagagaaagtCTTGATCTGCGgctaatggatgtagtgaccgcatatttatatggtccactgaataatgaaatatatatgagattaccagagggtataaaGCTCGAAGATAAGAaaggttctcgagaacagtactgcataaggctgaacaaatccctttatgaactgaaacaaagtgggcatatgtggtacaatagattgAGTGAGTACCTAGTTAAAGAAGgttataagaatgatcccatcagtccatgtatttttataaagaagtttgcaaacaaagggtttgtaatcatagcagtatatgtggatgatttgaacatcctaggaacctctggtgAAATTACCCAAACAGTTgtatatctcaagaaagagtttgaaatgaaagacctaggtaaaactaagttttgtttgggattgcagcttgagtacataaataatggaatccttgtgcatcaaatggcatatactgaaaaggtactcaagagattcaATATGGACCAGGCACACCCATTGACCAgtccaatggttgtgagaagcctAAATTTGGACAAtgatccattcggtccaaagaaggacgatgaagaagttctcggtcctGAAGTGTCATATCTTAGTGTCATAGGAGCTTTAATGTatttggctagccacactagaccagatatttgttttgtcgTGAACCTCCTatcaagatttagttcttgtccgacccgaaggcactggaacggtatcaaacatctattgcgttacctacaaggaacgatgggtttgggtttattttatactaaccataacaaagaaggtttagttggttttgctgatgcaagTTATCTATCCGATGCACATAATGCTAGatctcaaaccggctatgtgtttacacatGGTGGTACAACAATTTCATGGTGTTCAATGAAGCAGACTATTGTGGCcacatcatctaatcatgcagaAATTCTGGCTATGCATGAGGCCAGctgtgagtgtgtttggttgagatcaATGACTCAACACATCATAtcagattgtggcatggccgacgACAAGGAACCGACCATCATATATGAAGACAACACCGCTTgtatcgcacagctcaaggaaggttacaacAAGGGAGATCAGACGAAGCACATTTTgcctaagttcttcttcacacatgaactacaaaaggtcggtgaagttcaagtggtgcaagttcaatCTAGCGAAAACTCAGCCGTCTTTTCACCAAGTCATTATCAACATCAacattcaggaagctcacgcatCAGATTGGGATGCGCAGACTCAAGGACTTTTAGtgatgcttagaacagggggagtaatacgtgttgtactcttttttcttcaacatagttttgtcccactggattttcctggtaaggttttaatgaggcagcatccccaaaCGTATTATGATGATCTCTTAGCATCtacacggttatgtcatccaagggggaatGTTGTAAACCATTGAAGATAGATCTCCATAACCGGTCCATACATGTTCAAGTCCCCAAAGCCCATTATCCTATCTCCTCTTATTCTTTGTCGATTTATGATTCCTATTGTACTTAGGGTTTGTGtactcctatatatatgtactattaTCGATTGAATGAATAAGACATAAGAGAATACAATCTCTAGTTTTACAACAGCACAATTTTTAACCGTTTCATCTTCTATTAATCTATTTAACTCTAGTTTAATTCAGTTAAttctctgtttgatttttcttctgtGTTCACCgtctttttgtttcattttttttttggaataaactGGAAGAAGAAGCGCATGGAgacattccttttttttttttggtatgaacaTTCCTTTTTTTGGAATAAACTGGAAGAAGAAGCGCATGGAGACATTCCTTTTTTTGGAATAAACTGGAAGTAGAAGCGCATGGAGACATTCCTTTGTGAGAAGAAGATTATCGAGACTTAATTTGCTCGGACAGTAGAAGGTTCTTGAGACATGATGCTCCAATGAAGCCAAATTGGGTACCAATGTCATTGGATCAAAATATCAACTTGGAACAGGTTCGAATTGGTTTACATTTGGTTTattaaatcagtttttcaagttttttctttaataaaacgAATCCATTCCATTAGCTAAAATagggataatttttttttatttttaaataacaatatGCAGAAAAATAATATCACGAAAAATgtgtaatttctattttttttatttttacaaataataatcatctacataatatttgtttagattatatttttaatagaattatcttctaatattttttattttttcccaaaCTATGCATGTGTGGCCATGCGTAGAAGATATCctagtttataaataaattaaaatttgatttggCTTAATTTTATTGGACAGCTAACTTgtgttttatagttttataggATAAATGTTATGAATCTAGAGAGCTTAGGGAATAAATCTCTTGCTATTATTAATCATAATCgaatgaggttacatatatatagtcaaggACTTAGCCTAATTCCTAAACATAATAGGAAATACATAAACCGACTAAGACAAAGCttatggccgatgggccttgaATAATGGGCTTCAAGTCTTGGACAAAGTGTGGACCGTCAATGGGCTTGGTTATGGAGTCTATCCTTAAGTGgtttataacactcccccttggatgacataaccatgcAAGATGCTAAGGGATCGATGCAATGTgcttggggatgctgcctcattaaaaccttatcAGGAAAACtcagtgggacaaaaccatggtaaaggaaaaagagtacagcacacattgctccccctgttctaagcatccctgaagtccttaagtctctgcattccaatctggtgcatgagcttgttgaatgttgttgtcggcagtgttttggtgaagagatcggctgagctGTTGCTAGAatgaacttgtaccacttgaacttctccagctttttgtagttcatgtgtgaagaagaacttgggtagaATGTGCTCCgcccgatctcccttgatgtaaccttccttgagctttGCGATGTTGGCAGTATTGTCCTCATATAGTACTGTTGGCTCCTTATCATCAATATTAACCAAACACACTAAACTTTCTTTGttataacctgcatcagcaaaaccaactaaaacatctttgttatagttagtataatataaacccaaatttaaatgttccttgtaggtaacgtaaTTAATACTTAATTTCACTCCAAtgcctttgggtcggacaagaactaaatcttgctaagAGGTTCACGGAAAAACatatgtccggtctagtgtggctagctaggaacattaacgctccaattgcactgaggtatggcacttcaggtccgagaacttcttcatcggccttctttggaccaaatggatctttatctaagtctaagcttctaacaaccagtgggctggtcaatgggtgagctttgtccatattaaacctcttgagtaccttttctgtatatgccttttgatgcacaaggattctattatttatgtactcaagctgtagccccaaacagaattttgtcttgcttaggtctttcatttcaaactctttcttgagatattctactgtttgggcAATTTCACCAGAAGTTCCAAAGATGTTTAAATTATCCACACAAACTGCTATTAtaacaaaccctttgtttgcaaacttctttataaatagacatggactgattgggtcattcttatagccttctttagctaaatattcacttaaccggttataccacattcgaccactctgtttcagtccataaagggatttgtccagccttatgcagtactgttctcgagaactacTCTTATCTTTTAGCTCAAAACCTTCTGGTATTctcatatagatttcattatccagtggaccatataagtatgcggttacaacatccattatccgcaaatccagtttttctcttatagccaaaCTTATTAAGTACCGAAATGTTGTTGCATCTATCACatgggagtatgtctcctcataatctatgcctggtctttgagagaattcttgtgctacaagccgtgctttgtatctcacgatttcattcttctcatttctcttacaaagacccacttatgtccaactggtttaatttcaggtgttatccttaagatcggaccaaacacacttctcttctttaaagagtttaactccacgtcaatggcttctttccattttaaccaatctttactttgagtgcactctaatatagacgtgggttcatgatcctcattcatttcaagtgctaccttgtatgcaaatatatcatcgctgtcgacatctttacggttccatttaattccagacattatatagtttattgagatctcatcattatctataccttcaggtccttgaggttcagcgtcccgaACCTCACTTGGTACCTTAGGacttgccgcggccatgtctgtattttctataattcccttaacctcggtctgttttgcacctttagacttccgagggttcttatctttggaacctaatggtctacctcgttttaaACGTGGGTTAGAcactgtagcaacttgattattgtgttccttctgaacatcaatacgtactggtgcattacaagctggtatgtacgattttgttactctctttgggtcagcaaaggaatctggcaattgtatagctagcttttgcaaatgtataattttctggacctctgcatcacaggctagagtccgaggatcttgccaattcaaggatgtttgattccatgttatttctttaaccagcttgctagtctctccacccaacatagggaattcggattctgtaaattgacagtccgcgtatctggccttaaataaatctcctgtggttggctcaagatactttataatggtgggagactcatatccaacatatattcccatcctcctttgaggtcccatcttagttctctatggtggagcaatcggtacataaacgacACAACCGAATGTTTCGAGATGGGATACGTTTGGCTCATGACCtgttaatagttgggatggtgaatatttgtgttcactagatggcctgatgcgtattagttctgctgcatgtaaaactgcgtgtccccaagccgacacagggagcttcgatctcattaacaatggtcgagctatcaattgtattcgtttaatgaatgattcagctaatccattttgtgtatggacatgtaccacaggatgttccacacttacccccatggacgtacaataatcattaaacgcttgggatgtaaattcaccagcattgtctagacgtatagtcttaagtggaaaatctgaaaaatgtgctcttaatcttataatttgagctaacatcctagcaaatgctagattccttgtggataacaagcaaacgtgtgaccatctggttgatgcatcgatcataaccataaaatatctaaacgtcccacacggtgggtgtattggtccatatatatcaccttgtatcctttccaaaaaatttaaagtctctttatgaACTTTGGCTGGTGATGGCCGTATTATAAGTtttccttgtgcacatgctacacacgtgagatttttagggataactttcctTTCTTTAAGGTTNGTGTGCGCCGTTAGGCAATAATATGtgtgcctggccgtagccttcaatcaaatttgctatacccgcaattgtactaacattggcatttttcgatatgaggtttataaaatatcttttgtctttcaaaattgtgtggctggatccactgtccaccactagcacactcatatcctcagccatttctataatgacaataatttttattttaaactttaacaaaataagcaaagaaatatttaaataaaatcattgaaattaaaccaaaataattatccaatacatagaataaaattaaagcataaaagcatagaaattaaaccaaatccaTAACTAAAATTAGTTATCTTCCTTTAAACAATCGGAAGTCTCAAAATCTAGtaaatcatcattctcatggtcgaagtcttcttcaccatcgagatgtaCATAGTTGGCCTCTGgattcttcttcaaaatctcttgatatgcatcaatgagatGTCTAGGCGTTCTGCAGTTCTTAGCCCAGTGGTtggacataccacatcggtgacaaaccgatttagccttGATTTGCggtttaaaggacccacggccccTACCACGCGGCCACGACCACCACGGCCATAACCATCAAAACGGCTTGCCTGGCCCCAACGACCACCatgtcctctgccaccacggccacgaccatagtgtctttctctgtgaaCGTAGTTGGTCTCCTTGGGCTCTTTAGGCTGTTTAGGCTCATTCTGCTTTGCCACATCAACCTTGTGTGCTTCCGGTAATGGGGTTGTAccgggaggtctcatagcactattcatcaaCAACAGCTCATTATTCTGCTCAGCTAGTAGCAAACATGAGATTAAGTCCCCATaggttttgaaacctttttcaCGGTACTGTTGCTGAAGTACTATATTGTGAGTACTAAAAGTAGACAAAGTCTTCTCTAGCAACTCTCTCTCCGTGActtcagtaccacacaacctaaggagtgagacaatcctaaaaagctcagagttatactcatccacggatttgtaatcctggatccttaggttcttccaatcgaattgagcctttggtaggagcaccgtttgttggtgtccgtatctgcgtttaagctctgtccaaaggtcaagaggattctctATTGTGAGGTACTGGtctttgagactctcagcaaggtgatggcgcATGTGTTGAATGGCCTTGTACTTTTTCTTTTCGGTCGGATCGTAATCCTCCTCAATGCATTCAAACAAGTCCTTTGACTTCAAATTTATCTTGGTGTCCAATGCCCACTTCAAGTAGTTGTTTCCAGAGACATCCAAAACGGCATAGTCTAGGTTATTCAaccttgccatctgcataaacaTAAATAGACAACcgattagcatgcggtatttaagaccgaaccatgcattCAAACaataggccatgcggtatttaagaccgaaccatgccatcaATTTAatcttaggtcatgcggtatttaagaccgaaccatgccttgtttttctttaaatttcgTGGTTTAACTCCATGCAAtcaagacaacaaaatcaaatagattAAGGCATgcaataatttcctttttactagaatttccttttcttagataattttagaaattttcctttttcttaatcattggataataacaaaatatatatatatttttttaaacctttaagttgataattataattaatttagaaattatccaaatttattttatgcaaaCACATAATGATTTTCGAATTTTCTTAAACctttttgggtttagggtttgaatttctcaaacacCTAAATCGATTTTAATttaggattttagggttcttatgcaacCTAAATTTACAGGAAAATTCTATGCCAAATTCGATTTAATTCCAAAGATGCATGcagtttcatattttaaatctcCTAGaacaatcaaattaataatactccTTATGAATTTCGAATTTACAGTTCAAGTTCTAGGTTTTTATGCATCAAAACAATCAAGCAGCAATTTAAGCAATCATACAACCGGATTTTAAGCTTGATATAATTTGGTgcaatttaacaaacaatctaACAGTCCTAACATCCGATTTTAAGCTTTAGGATTTAGGGAAATAAGAactgtttgttgattgtttactttgtagttttagggtttcaataagtttatagtttaaattCGATTCATAGGTTCTAAGAGAGTTTTAGATCTTATTTTACCTTCCACCGTTTGGTTCTGACTGGTtatgaaccgggagctaaaAGACCTCGGTTTTTACTTCTCTCATGAACCGTGAACCTCGATCTGaacttcaacaaaactttgatCACGAACTGATTGCCGAACAGGAGCTTCCACGAACAAAGGAGGAAGAAAGCGGCGGTTTTAGGGTTTGGTGAAAAGAGAAGTATGAACGGCGGcggttagggttttagggtttttactcAGCTGGATATAGAAACTATcatgctgataacgtgttatgaatcTAGAGAGCTTAGGGaataaatctcttgttattattaatcataatCGAATGaggttaaatatatatagtcaaggACTTGGCCTAATTCCTAAACATAATAGGAAATACATAAACCGACTAAGACAAAGTTTATGGCCGATGGGACTTGAACAATGGGCTTCAAGTCTTGGACAAAGTATGGACCGTCAATGGgcttggttatggagtccatccTTAAGTGATTTATAACAATAAAAGATTAGTACCGTAattgtttgcccaaaaaaaagaaagtaataagTAATTAACTTCTCTATATCttaaccaatcacacaaacccaCGTGgagttaaaaaataatagaaagggaatcaaagacaaagagagagaaggcccttcaaacttgaaattaaaatcagatttgttttttgtgtttttttttccttcctcagccgaagaagaagaatcagaatcagTCTATTTTACTCATTTCCGATGATGATTATGTCTCACTCATCATTGAATCGATCATTCCACTAACAAAATTCGCCGGAGTTTCTTCTTAATCATGCCTCTACCTATATTCTCGTCACGGTTACAGtgttcgtcttcttcgtcgtcgtctcgATCTTCGTTTCCTCGGCCTAAGCGTCGTATCGATCCTAGCTTGACTTTGATCCCAGGCTTATCCAACGACGTCGCGAGGCTGATCCTCTCCTTCGTCCCTTACCCTCACACCTCTCGTCTCAAATCCACTTGTAAATCATGGTACGCTTTCCTTtcttccaaaaccctaatttcactcCGCCATGGCCGAGACAACAGAGACGGCGACAATCTCTCGCATCTCCTCTGTATCTTCCCTCAAGATCCTTCGATTTCGCCTCCGTTTCTCTTCGATCCCGTGACTCTTTCATGGAGACCGCTTCCTCTCTTGCCTTGTAACCCTCACGTTTACAGTCTCTGCAATTTCGTTGCCGTCGCGATTGGTCCCTGCGTTTACGTTCTCGGCGGCTCTGCTTTCGATACTAGGTCTTTTCCTCTTGATGTTCTTTTGCCTACTTCGACTGTGTTCCGTTACAGTTTCGTGAAATCCGTTTGGGAACGGCTCTCTCCGATGTTGTCTCCGCGTGGAAGCTTCGCTTGTGCTGCGGTGACTGGTTTGTCTAATCGGATCATTGTGGCGGGGGGAGGATCACGGCACACGTTGTTTGGTGCTGCTGGGAGTAGAATGAGTTCTGTTGAGATGTATGATGTTGAGAAAGATGAGTGGAGGGAGATGGATGAGTTGCCTAGGTTTAGAGCAGGATGTGTTGGCTTCTTGGTTGGGAATAATGAGGGTGATGAGAAGGAGAAAGGGAGAGAGTTTTGGGTGATGGGTG is drawn from Camelina sativa cultivar DH55 chromosome 8, Cs, whole genome shotgun sequence and contains these coding sequences:
- the LOC104707782 gene encoding F-box/kelch-repeat protein OR23-like isoform X2 is translated as MPLPIFSSRLQCSSSSSSSRSSFPRPKRRIDPSLTLIPGLSNDVARLILSFVPYPHTSRLKSTCKSWYAFLSSKTLISLRHGRDNRDGDNLSHLLCIFPQDPSISPPFLFDPVTLSWRPLPLLPCNPHVYSLCNFVAVAIGPCVYVLGGSAFDTRSFPLDVLLPTSTVFRYSFVKSVWERLSPMLSPRGSFACAAVTGLSNRIIVAGGGSRHTLFGAAGSRMSSVEMYDVEKDEWREMDELPRFRAGCVGFLVGNNEGDEKEKGREFWVMGGYGRSRTVSGILPVDEYYRDAAVMGLSGEKWRLVGDMWGEEERPKLGKIVTVDCGKPVFFMLDKDRILRYEIGSNRWRRESSVPKKALYDKPVGFVALNGELHVMILLDGYNLMDTRHTRQHRNAGSLMIHIYDPKKKTWRSVVTKPPFNHQLDIKTTVMCTIRL
- the LOC104707782 gene encoding F-box/kelch-repeat protein OR23-like isoform X1, which codes for MPLPIFSSRLQCSSSSSSSRSSFPRPKRRIDPSLTLIPGLSNDVARLILSFVPYPHTSRLKSTCKSWYAFLSSKTLISLRHGRDNRDGDNLSHLLCIFPQDPSISPPFLFDPVTLSWRPLPLLPCNPHVYSLCNFVAVAIGPCVYVLGGSAFDTRSFPLDVLLPTSTVFRYSFVKSVWERLSPMLSPRGSFACAAVTGLSNRIIVAGGGSRHTLFGAAGSRMSSVEMYDVEKDEWREMDELPRFRAGCVGFLVGNNEGDEKEKGREFWVMGGYGRSRTVSGILPVDEYYRDAAVMGLSGEKWRLVGDMWGEEERPKLGKIVTVDCGKPVFFMLDKDRILRYEIGSNRWRRESSVPKKALYDEPVGFVALNGELHVMILLDGYNLMDTRGGTRQHRNAGSLMIHIYDPKKKTWRSVVTKPPFNHQLDLRTTVMCTIRL